One Danio aesculapii chromosome 11, fDanAes4.1, whole genome shotgun sequence genomic region harbors:
- the tk1 gene encoding thymidine kinase, cytosolic — protein MDCLNVARILPNSPRKTRGQIQVIFGPMFSGKSTELMRRVRRFQVAQYSCLLIKYAKDTRYSCTGMATHDMNTMEAVPANCLRDVAPLALQACVIGIDEGQFFPDTVEFCEEMANMGKTIIVAALDGTFQRKAFGNILNLVPLAESVVKLNAVCMQCFKEAAYTKRLGAEKEVEVIGGADKYHAVCRCCYGGLMKENRSPQREETPPHTNAAKTHEYSTATRKLFTALHL, from the exons ATGGACTGTTTAAATGTAGCCAGGATTTTGCCTAATTCTCCACGGAAGACAAGGGGACAGATACAG GTTATTTTCGGCCCAATGTTTTCAGGAAAAAG cACAGAGTTGATGCGGCGTGTGCGCAGGTTTCAGGTGGCTCAGTATTCCTGTCTGCTCATCAAATACGCCAAAGACACGCGCTACTCCTGTACAGGGATGGCCACACATGACAT GAACACTATGGAGGCCGTTCCTGCAAACTGTCTGCGTGACGTCGCTCCTCTGGCTCTCCAAGCCTGCGTCATCGGCATCGATGAGGGACAGTTT TTCCCAGACACCGTTGAGTTCTGTGAAGAAATGGCCAACATGGGCAAAACCATCATCGTGGCGGCACTGGATGGAACCTTCCAGAGAAAG gCATTTGGTAACATCCTGAATCTGGTTCCTCTGGCGGAGAGTGTGGTGAAGCTGAACGCCGTCTGCATGCAGTGTTTTAAAGAAGCGGCGTACACCAAACGCCTCGGAGCTGAAAAAGAG gtgGAGGTGATCGGCGGTGCAGATAAATATCACGCCGTGTGTCGCTGCTGTTACGGAGGCCTGATGAAGGAGAACCGCAGCCCGCAGAGAGAGGAGACGCCGCCGCACACTAACGCCGCTAAAACACACGAGTACAGCACAGCCACGCGCAAACTCTTCACTGCACTGCATctgtga
- the syngr2b gene encoding synaptogyrin-2b, which produces MESRSVAYGASLAGAGFDHVKFIKQPQTVVRFLSWVFAIVVFSSITAEGYVNSTDEAEVRCVFNRNDGACHYGVGIGVIAFLACVGFLLADVILQQISNAQERKYIVMADLAFSGCWTFLWFVCFCLMADQWSKTSDRSGIPTDAVHAVIAFSFFSIASWGALTYFAVVRFRQGVEEVTQSYTDPPPDLSSPYPSTYTPPTYPSFQNTGPDIYQQPPFIPNPNPSGQTSYQPPVY; this is translated from the exons ATGGAGTCGCGCAGTGTGGCGTACGGAGCTTCTCTCGCCGGAGCGGGATTCGACCACGTCAAATTCATCAAACAGCCCCAAACGGTGGTTCGATTCCTCAGCTGG GTGTTTGCCATCGTGGTGTTCTCCTCCATCACCGCTGAAGGCTACGTGAACAGTACTGATGAAGCCGAGGTCAGGTGTGTGTTCAACAGGAACGACGGCGCCTGTCATTATGGGGTGGGCATCGGTGTGATCGCCTTCCTGGCCTGCGTGGGCTTCCTATTGGCCGATGTGATTCTGCAGCAGATCAGCAACGCTCAGGAGAGGAAGTACATCGTAATGGCGGATCTGGCCTTCTCAG GCTGCTGGACGTTCCTgtggtttgtgtgtttttgtctgaTGGCGGATCAGTGGTCCAAAACCTCTGACCGCAGCGGGATTCCCACCGACGCTGTACACGCCGTCATCGCGTTCTCCTTCTTCTCAATCGCCTCATGG GGAGCGCTAACATACTTCGCTGTGGTGAGATTTCGTCAGGGTGTTGAAGAAGTGACCCAGAGCTACACGGATCCTCCACCCGACCTCTCGTCCCCATACCCCAGCACATACACTCCGCCAACATATCCGTCCTTCCAGAACACCGGACCAGATATTTACCAGCAGCCGCCCTTTATTCCCAACCCCAACCCGTCTGGACAGACTAGCTACCAGCCACCCGTCTACTGA